Proteins from a single region of Anastrepha ludens isolate Willacy chromosome 5, idAnaLude1.1, whole genome shotgun sequence:
- the LOC128864922 gene encoding protein phosphatase PHLPP-like protein, translated as MNKSTKQKACIEMSGCTLKIRTNTLEQSDIKGAMTSDKELGSDENQNTLGGNILIGNYDFLKELEITENGMDILDLSSLAQLEILICNHNKLKELIINGKNLKTLTAKHNNLTTITALSPPTKLVNIDISYNDFEELPDWIGACNKLNSLYGDHNRLWTIDNIFTKDSFQELSTFSVAYNQLASLNSSPLIFATVSHLYLQCNMLQKLPESFFAITYKTLKVLNVSSNNLCAIEQCHALNGVWCLEELYLSNNNLNESIFPTFAEARKLRIIYAAYNSIRELPENIIRSWGDLEVLVLSGNKLQNLPDNICVLTKLEVLRLHSNLLYKTPSLSKLSNLKVLDLAHNHLDHVNLLNIMPKNIKYLDLSCNLQLQFDEKQVQMCQSLKKMSLVDVSGKNRASLPTTQLEELKDSNSLRQPWTVGFAETTGKCRKLLVNQIRLCNFAEDEGLFGILETGTLGAVTTALVNLVPQILIHERSVKETAKEYMKYTLLSVYQRLARERGCEDMHIALCHISKESAGFKDYMRPKRTRRYVLRVASIGNIGAYLVRRTSTICLTGATHSTKISNSDTCTDGKICRITDPSIHETFLSNDDEFLVICNAHIWGVMDIELVTKEIRKEENIVLAAKRLQDLAQSFGADHNLSIIVIRFRYIGTDVDDLLKELKQTVRKNPITQNMNTDDKLSLGSHRLIGRCSPRQNLMGGIMKSDRSSPSGQSDHVHSYLNKGVNNEEYAFATEHVIEEDDDMEILHETDSVLSEEQFKCWEYMLEQNTQLLFDKELNTISKSITKYPKNEVGVELNIELDKSEYKENNLIKNIGNRFISHSSPQLLYSEIKKPLTTFTHKHQEKSFQRQQQQQKQQQISFLSKHFGSCRSFQTQSRYNLFESKSQNAVNVGLSSKWSGGPNAAYFGSLQRLMPYNLEYDFTVTQDRSALNEEDDDFNEQEDRMKKYWGIATTEL; from the exons ATGAATAAATCTACTAAGCAAAAAGCATGTATTGAAATGTCTGGATGCACGCTGAAAATAAGAACAAATACACTGGAACAGTCCGATATTAAAGGAGCGATGACAAGTGATAAAGAGCTAGGATcagatgaaaatcaaaatacaCTAGGAGGAAATATATTAATAGGAAATTATGAT TTTTTGAAAGAATTGGAGATCACCGAAAATGGCATGGATATCTTGGATTTGAGCTCTTTAGCGCAACTTGAGATTTTGATATGTAATCACAATAAATTGAAGGAGTTGATTATTAAcgggaaaaatttgaaaactctAACGGCGAAACACAATA ATCTCACTACAATAACAGCATTATCACCTCCAACTAAGCTGGTGAATATTGACATATCATACAATGATTTCGAAGAACTACCGGATTGGATAGGTGCTTGCAACAAATTAAACAGCTTATACGGCGATCACAACCGACTGTGGACTATTGACAATATATTCACTAAAGACAGTTTTCAAGAGTTGTCCACATTCAGCGTTGCCTATAATCAACTGGCTTCTTTGAACAGTTCACCATTAATTTTCGCTACTGTGTCGCATTTATATTTGCAATGCAATATGTTGCAAAAACTTCCAGAGAGCTTCTTTGCGATAACTTATAAAACCTTAAAGGTATTGAATGTCTCGAGTAACAATCTGTGCGCGATTGAGCAATGCCATGCGCTGAATGGCGTCTGGTGTTTGGAAGAGTTATATCTTTCGAATAATAATCTCAACGAGAGTATATTTCCAACTTTTGCGGAAGCAAGGAAATTACGCATAATTTACGCAGCGTATAATTCGATACGCGAATTGCCCGAAAATATTATACGAAGCTGGGGTGATTTAGAAGTGTTGGTTTTATCgggaaataaattacaaaatctACCAGACAATATTTGCGTGCTTACAAAATTAGAAGTTTTGCGTTTGCATTCAAATCTATTATATAAAACGCCAAGTCTTTCGAAATTATCGAATTTGAAAGTCTTAGATTTAGCACACAACCATTTGGATCATGTAAATCTTTTGAATATTATGCcaaagaatataaaatatttagatttgtCGTGTAACTTGCAATTACAATTCGATGAGAAGCAAGTACAGATGTGCcaaagtttgaagaaaatgaGTTTAGTTGATGTATCTGGTAAGAATCGGGCAAGCTTGCCGACAACGCAATTGGAAGAATTGAAAGATAGCAATAGTTTACGACAGCCATGGACTGTAGGATTCGCTGAAACAACTGGAAAATGCCGAAAACTGCTGGTAAATCAAATACGCTTATGCAACTTCGCAGAAGATGAAGGACTCTTCGGTATTCTTGAAACCGGGACTTTGGGTGCAGTCACCACAGCGTTAGTGAATCTGGTGCCACAAATATTGATACATGAGCGGAGTGTAAAAGAAACAGCAAaggaatatatgaaatatacattgCTGTCAGTATATCAGCGTTTGGCTAGAGAGAGAGGATGCGAAGATATGCATATTGCCCTATGTCATATTTCGAAAGAAAGCGCAGGCTTCAAAGACTATATGCGCCCAAAGAGAACCAGGCGGTACGTACTGCGTGTTGCAAGCATTGGTAATATAGGGGCATATCTAGTGCGTAGAACATCAACAATATGTTTGACAGGTGCTACCCATAGTACGAAAATTTCTAACAGCGATACGTGCACTGACGGCAAAATTTGTCGTATCACTGATCCCTCGATACATGAAACGTTTTTGAGTAACGATGATGAATTCTTAGTAATATGCAACGCTCATATCTGGGGAGTTATGGACATTGAACTCGTTACTAAAGAGATACGAAAGGAAGAAAATATAGTTTTAGCCGCAAAGCGGTTACAAGATCTTGCTcaaagcttcggtgcagatcaTAACCTCAGCATTATTGTCATACGGTTCAGATACATTGGCACGGATGTAGATGATTTATTGAAAGAGCTGAAACAAACAGTACGCAAGAATCCTATAACACAAAACATGAATACCGATGACAAACTTTCGTTAGGTAGCCATCGCCTCATTGGACGTTGTTCGCCACGCCAAAACTTAATGGGAGGCATAATGAAAAGTGATCGCTCCTCACCGAGTGGACAAAGCGATCATGTACATAGCTATCTTAATAAAGGTGTTAATAATGAAGAATATGCTTTTGCGACAGAGCATGTTATAGAAGAAGATGATGATATGGAAATTCTGCATGAAACCGATTCTGTGCTTTCAGAAGAACAATTTAAGTGTTGGGAATATATGTTGGAGCAAAACACTCAACTGCTGTTCGATAAAGAACTCAATACAATATCGAAATCGATTACGAAATATCCAAAAAATGAAGTGGGTGTCGAGCTCAATATTGAACTGGATAAAAGTGAAtacaaagaaaacaatttaattaaaaatattggaaatcgtTTCATATCGCACAGCTCGCCACAGCTGTTATATAGTGAAATTAAGAAACCTCTCACAACATTTACCCATAAACATCAGGAAAAAAGCTTtcagcgacaacaacaacaacaaaaacaacaacaaatttcttTCTTATCAAAGCACTTTGGTAGCTGCCGTTCATTTCAAACCCAATCTCGATATAACCTTTTTGAGTCGAAGAGCCAAAATGCGGTAAATGTTGGATTGTCTTCGAAATGGAGTGGTGGCCCAAATGCAGCCTATTTTGGTTCGTTACAACGCTTGATGCCATACAATTTGGAGTACGATTTCACGGTAACACAGGATCGCTCAGCCCTGAACGAAGAAGATGACGATTTTAATGAACAAGAGGATCGGATGAAAAAATATTGGGGTATAGCAACTACAGAACTGTAA